atgccaataaaggttttacttacttacttacacctTTGGGGTCCATGGAGTGCCTACAGCTTTTCACATAAGTAGCTGAACTATATATTGGACTATGAAGAGATGCCCTTAGAAGAGACTGGCtactatgtaataataataataataataataataataataataataataataataataataataatttattatttataccccacccatctggctgggtttccccagccactctgggtggcttccaacagaaaaataaaacacagtaatctattaaacattaaaaagcctccctgaacagggctgccttcagatgttttctaaaagtctggtagttgttttcctctttgacatctgttgggagggcattccacagggcaggcgccaccaccgagaaggccctctgcctagttccctgcaatttggcttctcgcaatgagggaaccgccagaaggccctcggtgctggacctcagtgtccgggcaaaacgatggtggtggagacgctccttcaggtatactggaccgaggccatttagggctttaaaggtcagcaccaacactttgaattgtgcttggaaacgtactgggagaacTCTCTGATGCTTCACTTAAATTAGCAACGTGCGTGTCAAACAGGTCGGGCAGCATGGGAAGCCCTGCCAGCATTGGCTGCTAATGTGTGTGGCATAATGAGAAATGAGACTGGCAGAACTGAGGTGGGGCACAGATGGCGTGGCATATGAGAGATTTTGGAGAGCAAGCAGAGAAAAACAGGAAGCAAGCATAGATGGAAAGACACTGGGAGCCATAAAGAGTGCTGAGGTATGGGGGACTGTGGAGAGGCGGAGGAAGCGAGGTGCGGTGGGGGCGggtcaccccgggtgtcaccgctgaggggggtgacaaaatgccgggcggcactcaccgtggggcctgcagtgcggctgagccacgcgtctctcctgtaCAGGTTCcacgctgcccaaatggtctgcccgctACCTGTaaggcggctgagtgggaggaggcaggcagcctcTGGAGGCCCCGTGGTGCGCccccacccctatgggtggctcgccctgcccctgggcgcgCTACCCCAGGTGCCCAAGCAGCTTCATCCACTGCTGTAGATGCCGTCCTAGGAAAGGAATCTGGGCTGGCAAGATATAGAAGGTTTATATGGCAAGGAGTATTCTTAGAAGCTAGTCACTAGTCCTAACCTTTGGGCTTCTGCTGAAGTGGTGAAACCCACTCTGAAATCCATTTGAGTTTGAGGTCTCTGGATTAAATCCAAAAGTACACAAATATTCAATTCAAGCCATTAAAAGGAAACATCACATGGTGCCACATGCTACAATTTCATTTAATGAAAGGCTTATTTATGGCTGGCCTCGACTTTCAGTCAACCTGACCAATGAACTTCATAAACTTGTGGTTGTCCCGGTATTTGGAGATATTGTCTGGGTTCCAGGTTACGTCCAGCCAGGCCAGGATAATTCTAGGATCCATAACAGCCATAAAAAAGTCCAAGTACCTCCGACAGGCTCGAGTCATCCACTGCCACATATTTTCTTCATTCTGTAccttttcttgttcttccagGATACTCTTAATCCAGTCCAGAGTTGCCTGGATCTTCTGGATCTTCTTCAGTGTtcgttttcttttatatttggtGTGGTGTTCGATCAGCTTCAGGGCTTTGGGTTGCACTTCCTTTAGCAGGGCACTGGTGTCTTCATCATAATCCCATATACAGGCTAATGCAAGGTCTTCAGCAGCTTCTTCCCAGTTTCCCAAAAGCACATGTGCTTTCCCTCTCCACTTGTAGGCCTGTGCATCGTTAGGATTGAGCTCTGATGCTTTGTTGCAGTCTCTAATGGCAGCATTGGGCTTCTGCAATTTGACAAAGGCACTGGCTCGGTTGGCATACAGGAGTGGTGACTGGGGATTCAACTTGATAGCCTCTGTAAACAGATCGATAGCATTCTGCAGTTCCCCTGTCTCCAGGAAAGCATatgcctcctccttcttctcctcagCCTTGTTTTTCATGTCATTTGTAACCTCCACATTTTCGTCTCCCATTTCCTGGGGTTCATCTTCATCTGGGTTGATAATTCCATCATCATCCAACTCTAAATCACTCTCATCGCTGGTAAGCTGCTCAGGTGGTTTCCCTTCCTCTTTACCAAGTTTCAGAGGGAAGGCTTCAATTCTCTGGAAACCCGAAATGGTGTCCCCCATGCTCTCCAATGAATCTCTTAGGAAGCTCAGTTGTTTTGCTCTCAAGAGCGTTGGATCTTGCTTGTACAGATTGAGCAAAGCTTGAAGGTCACCAACATTTTTAGGATCCATGGTGCCCCGTCCAGCTAGAAGCTCGGATGACCAGCTGGATACAGGAAACTGCCTCTCTTAgggcaaatatttttttataaaaaagtaagCCTCATGTACAGACAGTGGCTGAATTAGAAAATCACTTCTATTATGGAAGAGAAAAGGACCTCATCTCTCATGTGTCCTTCCATGTGGTCCCGCTGCTGTACTTTGTATCTAAAGCCGCAGGACTTTGAAAGTATCAGTCGCTATGGCAGTTTGGTTTATGTCAAGTTCTGCTGATGTCATACATTATGATATCACTGCAGTGTTGAAGTTGACTTTTCAGGTGTTGACAACTtaataggtttttttgttttgctttttaaagaaaatgctgcTTTAGAATGTGTATCTATGCACATCATCAATcagtgctgaaataaatgcaacagAAGAAGTGGTTCCCAAGCTTTTGTTATCCGTTTGAAGCATGGCTGCTGCAAGTTTTAATCAGTTCGGTTAGTCAGGTCATTCAACTAAGGCTTTCCTACTTTCATAGTTCACTGGCTTTCATACTTTCCGGGAAGTTTATTAAGAATTCATCAGTGAGAAAAACCAGCAACTCCGGGCAAGTTTCCTGAATGGTAGCTTGCCTACCATTACCAATGTTCCACTGAAGTGCAGAGCTGGAGGGCAATGTTTTGAGAGTTCTGGGATATACATCCAGTTAACTGTGTGGCCCAGGAGGCATCaccttgtgcttttaaaaaacccacaactcaTTGAAACAACTAATAAAAAAATGCTCAGTAATCCCAATGAAAGGATCACTTAACACATTGCACTTTATTGTGTGTAAGATTTTTTTTAGACATGAAACTCTGAAGTGTGAATGTGACAAGTGCTTGCTTGCGAATATGTGTCGGGGTGCTGTGACCTCTACAGCTGCCTATTGAGCGCACTGTGGCAAACTCAGGTCTGCctgcatacagtcgtacctcgggttacgaacaccttgggttacgaacaccttgggttacgaactgcgcaaacccggaagtattttcgccgcacacacgttctgcgcatgcgcagaagcgtgagaatagcactttgcgcatgcgcaaaatggcggttcgggttacgaacttttcgggttacgaactgtgacccagaacggatcgtgttcgtaacccgaggtaccactgtataggctttaTGTGGAAATATGTCCACCTGCCTGCAATAGAAGCTGATTCCGTCTAAGGTTGGTGTGAGCTACCTAAGGCAGTTGTCTAAACATGAAATACCAGGTCCAATGGCCACATACAAGCATATCtccccagtatttttttttaaaaaacccatcccTAACTAGTGGCACTGACAAAGTTAGCTAACAACAGGCTTTGGGTACTCATTGTTACTGAGGCACGGGTGCCTTTATCTGAAAACTCTTGCTCTGTTTGAAACTATGCTTATATCCCCACAGTGAATTCAAAATAgacaggaagaaaaggggggggagcaaaacaaaaaaataaaatcctagcTCTCCCCACTCCAAAGAAGCAAGGCCTCTAACTAGTGCTAGGAAATAGAACTCTGCTAAGGTGTTGACTGTGGTTTACGCAATAAGAGTTATGTGAATCATTATAAGAGGGCAGTGGGATAAGATTGTACATGGTTTCATAGCCCCTGAAAAAGACAATAAACTGAAATGTGTTGGGCATCATTCCCCTGGCAAACCTCTATTAAGCATTTTAATCTTGCTGTGGTTGCCTGGGTCCTCTGCTCCCTCAATTTCCTAAGATCAGCTAGCCACAGAGCCATGGATGGAAGTCACTGGCAAGCAAACTCTCTTAG
The window above is part of the Zootoca vivipara chromosome 13, rZooViv1.1, whole genome shotgun sequence genome. Proteins encoded here:
- the LOC118095212 gene encoding putative protein FAM10A4, whose product is MDPKNVGDLQALLNLYKQDPTLLRAKQLSFLRDSLESMGDTISGFQRIEAFPLKLGKEEGKPPEQLTSDESDLELDDDGIINPDEDEPQEMGDENVEVTNDMKNKAEEKKEEAYAFLETGELQNAIDLFTEAIKLNPQSPLLYANRASAFVKLQKPNAAIRDCNKASELNPNDAQAYKWRGKAHVLLGNWEEAAEDLALACIWDYDEDTSALLKEVQPKALKLIEHHTKYKRKRTLKKIQKIQATLDWIKSILEEQEKVQNEENMWQWMTRACRRYLDFFMAVMDPRIILAWLDVTWNPDNISKYRDNHKFMKFIGQVD